One segment of Mycolicibacterium sp. YH-1 DNA contains the following:
- a CDS encoding NAD(P)/FAD-dependent oxidoreductase — MDATERRDAEATEAAETVDVLIIGAGISGIGAAYRIHEKNPRLRYAILERRARVGGTWDLFRYPGIRSDSDIFTLSYAYEPWKRRENMADGADIREYLAGTARKYGIDDHIRFETHVKSADWDSTTDTWTVRTIQGGPDGSTEKVYRGRFLFFGTGYYNYDEPYAPEFPGIEQFRGDVVHPQFWPESLDYTDKSIVVIGSGATAISMIPSLAEKAAHVTMLQRSPTYMLSMSRINPVLDFIRRVLPRSVSHAIARFLFSVITVLNFVVARKAPETFTDLVRRTALRYLPAGYDIDTHFKPRYKPWDQRLCVILDGDLYKGIAEGRVEVVTDHVDHIDASGIVLKSGNRIDADVIVTATGLQLQALGGISLSMDGAEIKPTDRFVYKEYLLEDVPNMAWCIGYTNASWTLRADMTARAVAKLLAYMGEHGYTHAYPHLGNVPMKEKPTFDLDAGYIKRAPHALPRSGTKRPWHVRHNYVLDLIDHRFDRIEESMVFGRVATRVAPPAAVESEIQTA; from the coding sequence ATGGACGCCACTGAGCGACGGGATGCCGAGGCCACTGAGGCAGCGGAGACGGTGGACGTGTTGATCATCGGTGCCGGTATCTCGGGTATCGGGGCTGCGTACCGAATTCACGAGAAGAACCCGAGGCTGCGCTACGCCATCCTGGAGCGCCGCGCGCGCGTCGGCGGCACGTGGGACCTGTTCCGCTACCCGGGCATCCGGTCGGACAGCGACATCTTCACGCTGAGCTATGCGTATGAGCCGTGGAAGCGGCGCGAGAACATGGCCGACGGTGCCGATATCCGCGAGTACCTGGCCGGTACGGCGCGCAAGTACGGCATCGACGATCACATCCGGTTCGAGACCCACGTCAAGTCCGCGGACTGGGACTCAACCACCGACACCTGGACCGTTCGCACCATCCAGGGTGGCCCAGACGGTTCAACCGAGAAGGTCTACCGCGGCCGCTTCCTGTTCTTCGGCACCGGCTACTACAACTACGACGAGCCCTACGCGCCCGAGTTCCCCGGTATCGAGCAGTTCCGCGGCGACGTCGTGCATCCGCAGTTCTGGCCCGAGTCACTGGATTACACCGACAAGAGCATCGTCGTCATCGGCAGTGGGGCCACGGCGATCAGCATGATCCCCTCGCTTGCCGAGAAGGCCGCACACGTCACGATGCTGCAGCGCTCACCCACCTACATGTTGTCCATGTCGCGGATCAATCCGGTCCTCGATTTCATCCGAAGGGTGCTGCCGCGCAGCGTCTCTCACGCGATTGCCCGTTTCCTGTTCTCAGTGATCACCGTGCTGAACTTCGTCGTCGCGCGCAAGGCGCCGGAGACCTTCACCGACCTGGTTCGGCGCACCGCGTTGCGCTACCTGCCCGCGGGCTATGACATCGATACCCACTTCAAGCCGCGTTACAAGCCGTGGGACCAGCGCTTGTGCGTCATCCTCGACGGCGATCTGTACAAGGGGATTGCCGAGGGCCGCGTCGAGGTGGTGACCGACCACGTGGACCACATCGACGCCTCGGGCATAGTCCTGAAGTCGGGGAACCGCATCGATGCCGATGTGATCGTCACCGCGACGGGCCTGCAGCTTCAGGCGCTCGGCGGCATCTCACTGAGCATGGACGGTGCCGAGATCAAGCCGACCGATCGCTTCGTCTACAAGGAGTACCTGCTCGAGGACGTGCCGAACATGGCATGGTGCATCGGCTACACCAATGCGTCCTGGACGCTGCGCGCCGACATGACCGCCCGCGCGGTCGCCAAGCTGTTGGCCTATATGGGCGAACACGGCTACACCCACGCCTATCCGCACCTCGGCAATGTGCCGATGAAGGAGAAGCCGACGTTCGACCTCGACGCCGGCTACATCAAGCGTGCCCCGCATGCGCTTCCCAGGTCGGGCACCAAGCGGCCGTGGCACGTCCGACACAACTACGTGCTCGACCTCATCGATCACCGGTTCGACCGGATCGAGGAGTCGATGGTGTTCGGTCGCGTGGCGACCAGGGTCGCCCCGCCCGCTGCGGTGGAGAGCGAGATTCAGACCGCGTAG
- a CDS encoding TIGR03617 family F420-dependent LLM class oxidoreductase, with amino-acid sequence MTALFGPTDAIERARVLRDAGASGVFTFEGPHDVFAPLTLASTVGGLDLMTNVAIAFPRNPIHLAHQAIDHQLLSGGRFTLGLGTQIRTQIEKRFGAEFDRPVHRMTELVGALRAIFAAWSTGEPLNFQGEYYRHTLMTPTFAPRTMPEKLPPIYLGALGPRLTRATAAVADGLLVMPFGSKRFLHEVTMLGVDDGLSAAGRSREDLAIVPEVIVSVVSDENPDHASTRQLLAFYGSTPAYKPVLDVHGWGDLQPELRALSKQGRWQEMGTLIDDDVLHTIAACGTPKEVAAHIVDRIDGVADQVCIYQPGPIEADSLAQIVDALAG; translated from the coding sequence ATGACAGCGTTGTTCGGCCCGACCGATGCCATCGAGAGGGCCCGGGTGCTGCGCGACGCGGGTGCGAGCGGGGTGTTCACCTTCGAGGGGCCGCACGACGTGTTCGCGCCGTTGACCCTGGCGTCGACGGTCGGCGGGCTGGACCTGATGACCAATGTGGCGATCGCCTTTCCCCGCAACCCGATTCATCTCGCCCATCAGGCCATCGACCACCAGCTGCTCTCCGGGGGCCGCTTCACCTTGGGGCTGGGCACCCAGATCCGCACGCAGATCGAGAAGCGCTTCGGCGCCGAGTTCGACCGACCGGTGCACCGCATGACCGAACTCGTCGGTGCCCTGCGGGCCATCTTCGCGGCGTGGAGTACCGGCGAGCCGCTGAACTTCCAGGGCGAGTACTACCGCCACACCCTGATGACACCCACGTTCGCGCCACGGACCATGCCCGAGAAGCTGCCGCCGATCTACCTGGGCGCGCTGGGGCCCCGGCTGACGCGGGCCACCGCCGCGGTGGCCGACGGGCTGCTGGTCATGCCGTTCGGGTCGAAGCGATTCCTGCACGAGGTGACGATGCTCGGTGTGGACGACGGGCTGAGTGCGGCGGGGCGGTCTCGCGAGGATCTGGCCATCGTTCCCGAGGTCATCGTGTCGGTCGTCAGCGACGAGAACCCGGACCACGCCTCGACCCGCCAGCTGCTGGCCTTCTACGGCTCGACGCCGGCCTACAAGCCAGTACTGGACGTGCACGGCTGGGGTGACCTGCAGCCCGAACTGCGTGCGCTGTCGAAGCAGGGCCGCTGGCAGGAGATGGGCACCCTGATCGACGACGACGTGCTGCACACCATCGCCGCCTGCGGCACGCCCAAGGAGGTGGCGGCGCACATCGTCGATCGCATCGACGGTGTCGCCGATCAGGTGTGCATCTACCAGCCAGGGCCCATCGAGGCCGACTCGTTGGCGCAGATCGTTGACGCCCTCGCGGGCTGA
- a CDS encoding flavin monoamine oxidase family protein, with product MNIPARAEVVVVGAGFAGLSAARALDRRGHDVLVLEGRDRVGGRAHTTTVAGVPVDLGATFVGPTQDAVTTLAAELGCQTVPTYSQGKNLIRWRGRVRSYRSTIPKLSILELLDVSRIQWRFERLSRQVPLADPWTSPIASRLDDGTLEDWLRSVHASAATRDLMAVMSRVTWGCEPDQVSMLHAVRYVKAAGGIGPMLDVESGAQQDRFPEGTQQIATRMAEALGERVHLGTPVRRIERTPDGVVVHYDGGVTTARAVVVAIPPQHRGAIDFDPALPDEYALLAKNWPQGNLSKAYAAYDKPFWRNDGRSGEALSDEGPVFITFDVSPGRDGPGILLGFTDARTFDPLPADQRREQALACFATLFGEQARHPIDYVDHRWGTEEFSPGGPTAAVPPGSWTRYGRWLRAPVDGIFWAGTETADTWTGFLDGAVRSGHRAAAEVEGYLSTTS from the coding sequence GTGAACATCCCAGCCAGGGCAGAGGTGGTCGTGGTGGGCGCGGGTTTCGCCGGATTGTCGGCGGCGCGCGCACTGGACCGGCGAGGTCACGACGTGCTGGTGCTCGAGGGCCGCGACCGGGTTGGCGGCAGGGCACACACGACGACCGTCGCCGGTGTTCCGGTTGACCTGGGCGCCACTTTCGTCGGACCGACGCAGGACGCCGTCACGACACTGGCCGCCGAGCTGGGATGCCAGACGGTGCCCACCTACAGCCAGGGCAAGAACCTGATCCGCTGGCGAGGCCGGGTGCGCTCCTACCGCAGCACCATCCCGAAACTGTCCATCCTTGAGCTGCTTGATGTCTCACGCATCCAATGGCGGTTCGAGCGGCTCAGCCGACAGGTGCCGTTGGCGGATCCATGGACGTCGCCGATCGCGAGCCGACTGGACGACGGGACGCTGGAGGATTGGCTGCGCTCGGTGCACGCCAGCGCCGCGACCCGCGACCTGATGGCGGTCATGTCCAGGGTGACATGGGGGTGCGAGCCCGATCAGGTGTCGATGCTGCACGCCGTGCGCTACGTCAAGGCCGCCGGGGGCATCGGCCCGATGCTCGACGTCGAGAGCGGCGCACAGCAGGACCGGTTTCCCGAGGGCACGCAGCAGATCGCCACACGCATGGCCGAGGCCCTTGGTGAGCGTGTGCATCTGGGCACACCTGTGCGGCGTATCGAGCGCACCCCCGACGGCGTCGTCGTGCACTACGACGGCGGCGTGACGACGGCGCGGGCCGTCGTGGTCGCAATCCCGCCGCAGCACCGCGGTGCGATCGACTTCGATCCGGCGCTGCCCGACGAGTACGCCCTGCTGGCGAAGAACTGGCCGCAGGGCAATCTGAGCAAGGCGTACGCCGCATACGATAAACCGTTCTGGCGCAATGACGGACGGTCTGGGGAGGCCCTCTCCGACGAGGGGCCGGTGTTCATCACATTCGACGTCAGCCCCGGCCGTGACGGTCCCGGCATCCTGCTCGGCTTCACCGACGCGCGCACGTTCGACCCGCTGCCCGCCGATCAACGCCGCGAGCAGGCGCTGGCGTGCTTCGCAACGCTGTTCGGCGAGCAGGCCCGCCACCCCATCGACTACGTCGATCACCGGTGGGGAACCGAGGAGTTCTCACCCGGCGGGCCGACCGCGGCAGTGCCCCCGGGTTCCTGGACGCGGTACGGGCGCTGGCTGCGCGCACCGGTCGACGGCATCTTCTGGGCTGGTACCGAGACGGCCGACACCTGGACCGGATTCCTCGACGGCGCGGTGCGCTCCGGACACCGCGCGGCCGCCGAGGTCGAAGGCTATCTGTCGACTACGAGCTGA
- a CDS encoding alpha/beta fold hydrolase encodes MRHLLPYAPVDALPKGRPVLVRSADGTRLHAEVFGPEDGYPIVLAHGITCAIRVWANQITDLSRDYRVIAYDHRGHGRSGVPPRRGDRSNYSLDFLAADLDAVLDATLAPGERAVIAGHSMGGIAITSWSQRYPARVRHCADAVALINTTTGDLLRDVQFIPVPRPLATSRVAAGGLLLKRLGSAPLLPGSVQQSRRFVAALAVGRDADPSVTDFIFQLFAETPPAGRGGWARVLVDGLGSKHISLANLVVPTLVIGSRRDRLLPIGASRRIAADAPNLAAFVEMPGGHCSILECPDEVNAHLRGLVDSVRQTRLSS; translated from the coding sequence GTGAGGCATCTGCTGCCGTACGCCCCGGTGGACGCGTTGCCAAAGGGCAGGCCCGTGCTGGTCCGCTCGGCGGACGGCACCCGACTGCACGCCGAGGTCTTCGGCCCCGAGGACGGTTATCCGATCGTGCTGGCCCACGGCATAACGTGCGCTATCCGGGTATGGGCCAATCAGATCACCGACCTGTCCCGGGACTACCGCGTCATCGCCTATGACCACCGCGGCCACGGTCGCAGCGGCGTGCCGCCACGCCGGGGTGATCGCAGCAACTACAGCCTGGACTTCCTGGCCGCCGATCTCGACGCGGTCCTGGACGCGACGCTCGCGCCGGGGGAGCGCGCCGTCATCGCGGGCCACTCGATGGGAGGTATCGCGATCACGTCGTGGTCGCAGCGATACCCGGCGCGTGTCCGACACTGCGCCGACGCGGTCGCCCTCATCAACACGACGACCGGTGACCTGCTCCGCGACGTGCAGTTCATTCCGGTGCCGCGGCCGCTGGCGACGAGTCGCGTGGCCGCGGGGGGTCTACTGCTCAAGCGACTCGGTTCCGCACCGCTGCTGCCCGGGTCGGTGCAGCAGAGCCGGCGGTTCGTTGCCGCGCTGGCGGTCGGGCGTGACGCCGACCCGTCGGTCACCGACTTCATCTTTCAGTTGTTTGCCGAGACGCCGCCCGCGGGGCGGGGCGGCTGGGCCCGAGTACTCGTCGATGGGCTTGGCAGCAAGCACATCTCGTTGGCCAACCTCGTCGTGCCGACACTGGTGATCGGCAGCCGCAGGGATCGGCTGCTGCCCATCGGCGCGTCGCGCCGCATCGCCGCCGACGCGCCGAACCTGGCGGCGTTCGTCGAGATGCCCGGCGGGCACTGCTCAATCCTCGAGTGCCCCGACGAGGTCAACGCGCACCTGCGCGGCCTGGTCGACTCGGTGCGCCAGACCCGGCTCAGCTCGTAG
- a CDS encoding sigma-70 family RNA polymerase sigma factor has protein sequence MTITNADPSVHRLDGEHETPNVAKLSARFVHEAMPFADELSRKARSLTHNNADAEDLMQETLLRAYAGFANFQSGSNIRAWLYRIQINTWINLYRIRTRRPDEWPTDMITDAQMAREPRCGSSRTRSAEDAALEELPDDEVTAALQQLHDHQRVVVYLADVEGLPYKEIASITGTPIGTVMSRIHRGRKALRVLLDDFAHHQGHLRNIATPSTPTPPGTAIRTQ, from the coding sequence ATGACTATCACCAACGCCGATCCGAGCGTCCATCGCTTGGACGGCGAACACGAGACTCCCAACGTTGCAAAGCTATCCGCACGTTTCGTGCACGAGGCCATGCCGTTCGCCGACGAACTAAGCCGCAAAGCCCGATCCTTGACCCACAACAACGCCGATGCCGAGGATCTAATGCAGGAGACGCTGCTCAGGGCATACGCCGGCTTCGCCAACTTCCAGAGCGGCAGCAACATACGCGCCTGGCTATACCGCATCCAGATCAACACGTGGATTAACCTCTACCGGATCCGCACCCGTCGCCCCGACGAATGGCCGACCGACATGATCACCGACGCCCAGATGGCGCGTGAGCCCCGGTGCGGTTCATCGCGGACGCGTTCGGCGGAGGACGCCGCCCTCGAGGAACTGCCCGACGACGAAGTTACGGCCGCTTTGCAGCAGCTCCACGATCACCAACGAGTCGTCGTCTATCTCGCCGACGTCGAAGGATTGCCCTACAAGGAGATCGCCAGCATCACCGGGACACCGATAGGCACCGTCATGTCCCGAATACACCGCGGACGCAAGGCCTTGCGCGTACTGCTCGACGATTTCGCCCACCACCAGGGCCACCTGCGCAACATTGCGACGCCGTCGACCCCGACACCACCAGGTACTGCGATCCGCACCCAGTGA
- a CDS encoding flavin reductase family protein has product MTKLDPVHSGDPDRDSSTLRKLYGRYPTGVAAICALRERHPVGIVATSFTPVSMDPPLVSICVQHTSTTWPSLSSGRHLGVSILASTHEATCRQIAAKNADRFAGVSWFATESDAVLLADASAWLDCEISTSIPAGDHDVVLLEVKAAAVNGESSPLVFHNSRFRVLAQGGES; this is encoded by the coding sequence ATGACCAAGCTCGATCCGGTGCACTCCGGCGACCCGGACCGGGATTCATCGACGCTGCGCAAACTGTACGGACGTTATCCGACCGGCGTCGCAGCGATATGCGCACTGCGGGAAAGGCATCCAGTCGGAATCGTTGCCACCTCGTTCACACCGGTATCCATGGACCCCCCACTGGTGTCGATCTGTGTGCAGCACACGTCGACGACCTGGCCATCGCTGTCGAGTGGCCGGCACCTCGGAGTCTCGATCCTGGCGTCGACGCACGAGGCCACCTGCCGCCAGATTGCAGCCAAGAATGCCGACCGGTTCGCCGGGGTCTCCTGGTTCGCCACGGAATCCGACGCAGTATTGCTCGCCGACGCCTCGGCCTGGCTCGACTGCGAGATCTCTACGTCCATCCCCGCCGGAGATCACGATGTCGTCCTCCTGGAGGTCAAGGCCGCGGCGGTCAATGGTGAGTCGTCACCGCTTGTATTCCACAACAGTCGCTTTCGTGTGCTTGCGCAGGGTGGTGAATCATGA
- a CDS encoding long-chain fatty acid--CoA ligase has translation MLCDRAEREGGTVAFCSWVDGAARPTTWSEYLEEVRQATLGLYALGAEPGDRVAIVSSTRREWVVAALSILSVGGVPVGVYPTSSASEIKHALETSEATVVFAETAADVAKVVSVAADLPRLRAAVCVDAEPENFPPTVRAVSWDKLRHIGRARALIEPALFANLVEAGDVDQPAALFYTSGSTGAPKGVIHTHRTLQYSVLAFAMSYPDIGRVKHDLVAFLGLSHVAPALIGVFAPIMTRLVVTYCTMDQRLEALVGVRPTAALWPPRMHEKLASELLQLLSESGLVFRLEYSMAMKVARRVGERHWRGHEIPWLLDRLHGICVKHVFLPFRARVGMDRIRVTWTASGSMSADVAALWQMWGLDLRELYGTTETCGSVIAQWDRAFPAPGTIGKSMPDPRWAIRISHEGELQLSAPSVFDGYVNDLDATAAATEDGWYRTGDLVEIAADGEVKIVGRLKDVLKTSGGKTVSPQPIETQLMASSLIEEAIVVGEGRKYLTVLIGPSEKARGMSERDRDAALAAWINEVNSGLARPLQLKKFRVLPRALSVAEGELTLKGTIRRSAVLASFSDLANEMYDAGEQGEIARQARFDGI, from the coding sequence ATGTTGTGCGACCGAGCCGAGCGTGAAGGGGGCACCGTCGCGTTTTGTAGCTGGGTCGACGGCGCCGCGCGCCCGACCACCTGGAGTGAATACCTCGAGGAGGTACGGCAGGCAACGCTGGGCCTCTACGCGCTCGGCGCCGAACCCGGCGATCGGGTGGCCATTGTGTCCTCGACCCGCAGGGAATGGGTGGTGGCGGCCCTGTCGATCCTGAGTGTGGGCGGCGTCCCAGTGGGCGTGTATCCCACGAGTTCGGCCTCAGAGATCAAGCACGCACTCGAAACTTCTGAGGCAACGGTCGTCTTCGCAGAGACCGCGGCCGACGTGGCCAAGGTGGTCTCCGTGGCGGCCGACCTCCCGCGGCTGCGTGCGGCGGTCTGCGTCGATGCCGAACCCGAGAACTTTCCGCCAACCGTCCGAGCCGTGAGCTGGGACAAACTGCGCCATATCGGTCGAGCTAGGGCTCTGATTGAACCTGCGCTGTTTGCAAATCTCGTCGAGGCCGGCGACGTCGACCAGCCGGCGGCGCTGTTCTACACCTCGGGATCCACCGGTGCGCCGAAAGGTGTGATTCACACGCACCGCACTCTCCAGTACTCGGTGCTTGCGTTCGCCATGTCCTACCCGGACATCGGCAGGGTCAAGCACGACCTGGTGGCCTTCCTCGGTCTGTCGCATGTGGCCCCGGCTCTGATCGGTGTCTTCGCTCCGATCATGACGAGGCTTGTCGTCACGTATTGCACCATGGATCAACGCCTCGAAGCGCTTGTCGGAGTGCGGCCGACAGCCGCTCTTTGGCCGCCGAGAATGCATGAGAAGCTCGCCAGTGAGCTGCTGCAGCTGTTGTCCGAATCTGGCCTCGTCTTCCGTCTCGAATACTCGATGGCGATGAAGGTCGCCCGCAGGGTCGGCGAAAGGCATTGGCGGGGGCATGAGATCCCTTGGTTACTTGACCGTCTCCACGGCATCTGCGTCAAGCATGTGTTCCTCCCATTTCGTGCACGAGTGGGCATGGACCGCATCAGGGTCACCTGGACTGCCTCGGGCAGCATGTCTGCCGACGTGGCCGCCCTCTGGCAGATGTGGGGACTGGACCTTCGAGAACTGTACGGAACGACGGAGACCTGCGGCTCCGTGATTGCCCAATGGGACCGGGCTTTTCCAGCGCCCGGAACGATCGGCAAGAGCATGCCCGACCCTCGATGGGCCATACGGATTTCTCACGAAGGCGAGCTACAACTCAGCGCCCCTTCTGTGTTCGACGGCTACGTGAACGATCTCGACGCGACTGCGGCGGCGACGGAAGACGGCTGGTATCGCACTGGCGATCTGGTCGAGATTGCCGCTGACGGAGAAGTGAAGATCGTTGGCCGGCTCAAGGACGTTCTGAAGACCAGCGGAGGCAAGACCGTCAGCCCGCAGCCGATCGAGACGCAGCTCATGGCAAGTTCGCTCATCGAGGAGGCCATCGTCGTCGGAGAGGGCCGGAAGTACCTGACCGTGCTCATCGGTCCCAGCGAGAAGGCACGGGGCATGTCTGAGCGGGACCGCGATGCCGCTCTCGCCGCCTGGATCAACGAGGTCAACTCCGGTCTAGCCCGGCCCCTGCAGTTGAAGAAGTTTCGTGTCCTGCCGCGTGCGCTATCAGTCGCGGAAGGAGAGTTGACGCTCAAGGGCACCATCCGGCGCTCCGCTGTCCTTGCCTCATTCAGCGACCTCGCCAACGAAATGTACGACGCGGGCGAACAGGGTGAAATCGCCCGGCAGGCGCGCTTTGACGGCATCTGA
- a CDS encoding enoyl-CoA hydratase/isomerase family protein, whose amino-acid sequence MTELQPGQSATLSAADRDGVLVVTLDRPPANALNRQIIHDLAVLFAELTERRDAPPIVLTGRGERFFSAGGDIKELEGVPADAIDARMREFHALLVAIDGYPRPVVSAINGHCVGGGMEIALFSDAVLAVGSARFGFPEINHGLLPADKGLQRASRMLGIRATRRIVLSGELFDAQHALDIGLVDELATDHEALIESAVATARSAGAKAPVLYGALKRSINDQDDARDDISLQRTLMAAAEYFDDPTARELREQWSGRRASATKENSCPA is encoded by the coding sequence ATGACAGAACTGCAGCCCGGCCAGTCAGCCACCCTCAGCGCCGCCGACCGCGATGGCGTGCTGGTCGTCACGTTAGACAGGCCGCCCGCAAATGCGCTGAACCGCCAAATCATCCACGACCTAGCCGTGCTGTTCGCCGAACTCACGGAGAGGCGAGACGCACCGCCGATCGTGCTCACCGGCCGGGGCGAGCGGTTCTTCAGCGCTGGTGGCGACATCAAGGAACTCGAAGGGGTACCGGCGGACGCCATTGACGCCCGCATGCGGGAGTTCCATGCGCTGCTGGTCGCCATCGACGGCTACCCTCGACCGGTGGTCAGTGCGATCAACGGCCACTGTGTCGGTGGCGGCATGGAGATAGCGCTCTTCTCGGACGCGGTACTGGCCGTTGGTTCGGCACGGTTCGGCTTTCCGGAGATCAATCATGGGTTGTTACCCGCCGACAAGGGCCTTCAGCGCGCATCCCGGATGCTCGGTATCCGCGCCACCCGGCGGATCGTGTTGTCGGGTGAACTCTTTGATGCGCAGCACGCCTTGGATATTGGCCTCGTCGACGAACTTGCCACAGACCACGAAGCGTTGATCGAATCGGCGGTCGCTACCGCGCGCAGCGCCGGCGCGAAGGCGCCTGTGCTGTACGGCGCTTTGAAGCGCAGCATCAACGATCAAGACGATGCGCGCGACGACATCTCCCTGCAACGCACGCTGATGGCAGCCGCTGAGTACTTCGATGATCCCACTGCCCGCGAATTACGTGAACAGTGGAGTGGTAGAAGAGCGTCCGCGACCAAGGAGAATTCGTGTCCAGCATAG
- a CDS encoding enoyl-CoA hydratase-related protein: protein MSRLAENDLFSRYPEEVLVERRPNGVLLITINQPDRLNALTMPMFEYLSDIWVDVDRDPQTRVAVITGAGRGFCTGMDVRQPEPTLDEAVALMEWERRRIAAILNMDKPLISAINGPAVGWGLSMALLADISVAAEDALLRDGHTRVGVVAGDHSSLIWPLLVGMAKTKYYQLTSASLTGLEAERIGLVSLTEPRERVLDRALSIADDLAQGSQQAIRWTKRSLNTGWLTNALPQHELSAALEVIGFASADYFEARQAFREGRPPEYPSARGEAHSVLGPRPANAAG, encoded by the coding sequence ATGAGCAGGCTGGCCGAGAATGACCTTTTCAGTCGTTACCCGGAGGAAGTGTTGGTCGAACGCAGGCCAAACGGGGTTCTGCTCATCACCATCAACCAACCCGACCGGCTCAACGCCTTGACGATGCCGATGTTCGAGTATCTGTCGGACATCTGGGTGGACGTCGACCGAGACCCCCAAACGCGGGTCGCCGTCATCACGGGTGCCGGTCGTGGCTTCTGCACGGGTATGGACGTGCGCCAGCCGGAACCGACGCTGGACGAAGCGGTGGCACTCATGGAGTGGGAGCGCCGACGGATCGCGGCCATCCTCAACATGGACAAACCCCTCATCTCGGCAATCAACGGTCCCGCCGTGGGCTGGGGGTTGTCGATGGCCCTGCTGGCGGACATCAGCGTGGCCGCGGAGGATGCCCTGCTTCGCGACGGTCATACCCGCGTCGGTGTGGTCGCCGGTGACCACTCCTCCCTCATCTGGCCACTGCTCGTCGGAATGGCCAAGACGAAGTACTACCAGTTGACTTCGGCGAGCTTGACGGGCTTGGAGGCTGAACGAATCGGCTTGGTGAGTCTCACCGAGCCCAGGGAAAGGGTGCTAGATCGCGCTCTGTCCATCGCCGACGACCTAGCTCAAGGTTCTCAACAGGCGATTCGCTGGACGAAGCGTTCCCTGAACACCGGGTGGCTCACCAATGCTCTACCCCAGCACGAGTTGTCTGCCGCGCTGGAGGTCATCGGTTTCGCGAGCGCCGACTATTTTGAGGCCCGGCAGGCCTTCCGCGAAGGCCGACCGCCCGAGTATCCATCTGCTCGGGGCGAAGCCCACTCCGTCCTAGGGCCTCGGCCGGCGAACGCAGCCGGGTGA
- a CDS encoding LLM class flavin-dependent oxidoreductase yields the protein MSEGETLPGHTHEHRYRELVDEVLLAEEVGFDAFGTSEQHVAIGTATTSAPEVIYPYLMALTTRIRFIHLVTLLPTRINHALRVAERLATEDILSNGRVELGVGRGNTTLALRAFEVDPTENKAQLIEGLEVIRRALHNDVFSYVGEHYKIPPRSLVPRGIQLPYPPISMAAGSPDSVRKAAELGIGAIVGGFYLGFDFLESMLRIYDDALDGATHSYPLQAEKLVAVGGGMHCAETRDEAFKWARHLKETVGLSTDAYDRLSKLSADYQYMGAVKNIDFDDERYMFEDSSGFIVGDPDDCVAQVQRFVDLGADAIVMRIDGLPHRELMKSIELFGKYVIPKFKNPRAVVRPAEAVLTDIRAARPAHYAELESFEKTITQGNSAMQVATVGDAR from the coding sequence ATGAGCGAAGGCGAGACGCTTCCGGGGCATACCCACGAGCATCGCTACCGGGAACTCGTGGACGAAGTCCTGCTCGCGGAGGAGGTGGGATTTGACGCATTCGGAACATCCGAGCAGCACGTCGCAATCGGCACAGCGACGACCTCCGCGCCAGAGGTCATCTATCCCTACCTCATGGCTCTGACCACGCGCATTCGGTTCATCCACCTGGTCACGCTCCTGCCCACGCGGATCAACCACGCTCTTCGCGTAGCGGAGCGGTTGGCGACTGAAGACATCCTGTCCAACGGTCGAGTGGAACTCGGGGTCGGGCGGGGGAACACGACACTTGCGTTGCGGGCCTTCGAGGTCGACCCAACCGAGAACAAGGCGCAGCTCATCGAAGGCTTGGAGGTGATCCGCCGCGCGCTTCACAATGACGTGTTCTCATACGTCGGCGAGCACTACAAGATTCCGCCACGCAGCCTGGTCCCCAGGGGGATTCAACTGCCGTATCCACCCATCTCTATGGCCGCCGGCAGCCCAGACTCCGTTCGGAAGGCGGCAGAGTTGGGCATCGGAGCCATCGTCGGTGGCTTCTATCTCGGCTTTGACTTCCTAGAGAGCATGTTGCGCATCTATGACGACGCCCTCGATGGCGCGACGCACTCCTATCCGCTACAAGCGGAGAAGCTCGTCGCGGTTGGCGGCGGAATGCACTGTGCCGAGACCCGCGACGAAGCCTTCAAGTGGGCGCGGCATCTCAAGGAGACCGTCGGGCTCTCGACAGACGCGTACGACCGCTTATCCAAGCTGTCTGCCGACTATCAGTACATGGGCGCAGTCAAGAACATCGACTTCGACGATGAGCGATACATGTTCGAGGACTCCTCGGGATTCATCGTCGGAGATCCCGACGACTGTGTGGCGCAGGTGCAGCGGTTCGTAGATCTGGGCGCGGATGCCATCGTCATGCGAATCGATGGGCTTCCCCACAGGGAACTGATGAAATCCATCGAGCTGTTCGGCAAGTACGTCATCCCGAAGTTCAAGAACCCGCGGGCCGTGGTCCGCCCCGCCGAAGCTGTCCTGACCGACATCCGTGCTGCGCGACCTGCCCACTACGCGGAACTTGAATCGTTTGAAAAGACGATTACACAAGGGAATTCAGCCATGCAGGTCGCCACAGTAGGAGATGCGCGATGA